In Streptomyces sp. DG2A-72, one genomic interval encodes:
- a CDS encoding amino acid ABC transporter permease — protein MFDFLEGYDVLGAFWTTVQLTVLSAVGSLIWGTVLAAMRVSPVPLMRGFGTAYVNIVRNIPLTVIIVFTSLGLADIFRVTLGAADDFEALSFRLSILGFVAYTAAFVCEAIRSGINTVPVGQAEAARAIGLSFSQILWLIVLPQAFRSVIGPLANVLIALTKNTTVAASIGVAEAALLMKEMIENEAQVVLIGVVFAFGFVVLTMPTGLFFGWLSKRLAVKR, from the coding sequence GTGTTCGACTTTCTTGAAGGTTACGACGTCCTAGGGGCGTTCTGGACGACGGTGCAACTCACCGTCCTCTCCGCCGTCGGCTCGCTGATCTGGGGCACCGTGCTGGCCGCCATGCGGGTCAGTCCCGTCCCGCTCATGCGCGGGTTCGGCACCGCGTACGTGAACATCGTCCGGAACATCCCACTGACAGTCATCATCGTCTTCACCTCACTCGGCCTCGCCGACATCTTCAGGGTGACGCTGGGCGCCGCCGACGACTTCGAGGCCCTGAGCTTCCGGCTGTCGATCCTCGGTTTCGTCGCCTACACCGCGGCCTTCGTCTGCGAGGCGATCCGCTCGGGCATCAACACCGTGCCCGTCGGGCAGGCCGAGGCGGCCCGTGCCATCGGGCTGAGCTTCTCCCAGATCCTCTGGCTCATCGTGCTGCCACAAGCCTTCCGTTCGGTCATCGGCCCGCTGGCCAACGTGCTGATCGCGCTGACCAAGAACACCACCGTGGCAGCCTCGATCGGTGTGGCGGAGGCCGCCCTGCTGATGAAGGAAATGATCGAGAACGAGGCGCAGGTGGTGCTCATCGGCGTCGTCTTCGCGTTCGGATTCGTGGTTCTGACCATGCCCACCGGCCTCTTCTTCGGCTGGCTGAGCAAGCGACTGGCGGTGAAGCGATGA
- a CDS encoding glutamate ABC transporter substrate-binding protein: protein MKLRKVTAAAAAALVLSLTATACGGDDGNGDAGSGATDGGGTIKVGIKYDQPGLGLKEPNGFSGFDVDVATYVAKELGYAPDKIEFVETKSADRETALARGDVKFIAATYSITDERKQKVDFAGPYLLAHQDLLVKADSDIAEGTDLNGKKLCSVTGSTSAQNVKAEIAPKAQLKQLPTYSECIAGLQSGAVDAVTTDDSILAGFAAQEQYKGQFKLTGLKLSNENYGIGVKKGDTETVNKINAALEKMVSDGAWETAVKENFGPANYKNEPAPKIGDIKS, encoded by the coding sequence ATGAAGCTCCGCAAGGTCACCGCAGCGGCCGCGGCTGCGCTCGTCCTCTCCCTGACCGCGACGGCCTGTGGGGGCGACGACGGCAACGGCGACGCCGGGTCGGGCGCCACCGACGGCGGCGGCACGATCAAGGTCGGCATCAAGTACGACCAGCCCGGTCTCGGTCTGAAGGAGCCCAACGGTTTCTCGGGCTTCGACGTGGACGTGGCAACGTACGTGGCGAAGGAACTCGGCTACGCGCCCGACAAGATCGAGTTCGTCGAGACCAAGAGCGCCGACCGTGAGACGGCGCTGGCCCGCGGCGACGTGAAGTTCATCGCGGCGACCTACTCGATCACTGACGAGCGCAAGCAGAAGGTCGACTTCGCCGGCCCCTACCTGCTGGCCCACCAGGACCTGCTGGTCAAGGCGGACTCCGACATCGCCGAGGGCACCGACCTCAACGGCAAGAAGCTGTGCTCGGTGACCGGCTCGACCTCGGCGCAGAACGTCAAGGCCGAGATCGCTCCCAAGGCCCAGCTGAAGCAGCTCCCCACCTACTCGGAGTGCATCGCCGGTCTGCAGAGCGGCGCCGTGGACGCGGTGACCACCGACGACTCGATCCTCGCGGGCTTCGCAGCGCAGGAGCAGTACAAGGGCCAGTTCAAGCTGACCGGCCTGAAGCTCAGCAACGAGAACTACGGCATCGGCGTCAAGAAGGGCGACACCGAGACGGTCAACAAGATCAACGCCGCCCTCGAGAAGATGGTCAGCGACGGCGCCTGGGAGACCGCGGTCAAGGAGAACTTCGGTCCGGCGAACTACAAGAACGAGCCCGCCCCGAAGATCGGCGACATCAAGAGCTGA
- a CDS encoding putative leader peptide, which produces MPSGPHSDGELTGPQRHGVLRIVIDTCVHLWRRVHMDLVRYAGCMCTRSC; this is translated from the coding sequence ATGCCGTCCGGTCCACATAGTGACGGTGAGTTGACCGGTCCACAACGACATGGTGTACTCCGCATCGTGATCGACACGTGTGTGCACCTGTGGCGGAGGGTCCATATGGACCTCGTCCGCTATGCGGGTTGCATGTGTACCCGGTCCTGCTGA
- a CDS encoding amino acid ABC transporter permease, producing the protein MTSVLYDAPGPRAKRRNIILSVVFFALLALLAWWIYKTMDDKGQLKWALWEPFTESEAWTTYLLPGLANTLKAAALSMVIALPLGAIFGIARLSDHRWVRIPAGAVVEFFRAIPVLLLMLFANQFYSSYTDVSTDDRPLYAVVTGLVLYNASVLAEIVKAGILALPKGQTEAAQAIGLRKGQTMTSVLLPQAVTAMLPAIVSQLVVIVKDTALGGVMIGFTELLNSRGTLAAFYATVIPSFIVVAIIYIVLNFILTSFASWLEGRLRRSKRSTGAVLGAEDVEDLNAAEVGGSYGTGASA; encoded by the coding sequence ATGACCTCGGTCCTCTACGACGCTCCCGGCCCCCGGGCCAAGCGGCGCAACATCATTCTCTCGGTGGTGTTCTTCGCCCTCCTTGCCCTGCTCGCGTGGTGGATCTACAAGACGATGGACGACAAGGGCCAGCTGAAGTGGGCCCTGTGGGAGCCGTTCACCGAGTCCGAAGCCTGGACGACGTATCTGCTGCCCGGCCTCGCCAACACCCTGAAGGCCGCCGCACTCTCCATGGTCATCGCCCTTCCGCTGGGCGCCATCTTCGGCATCGCCCGCCTGTCCGACCACCGATGGGTGCGGATCCCGGCCGGTGCGGTGGTCGAGTTCTTCCGGGCGATCCCGGTACTGCTGCTGATGCTGTTCGCCAACCAGTTCTACTCCAGCTACACGGACGTCAGCACCGACGACCGTCCGCTGTACGCGGTCGTCACGGGTCTGGTGCTCTACAACGCCTCGGTCCTCGCCGAGATCGTCAAAGCCGGCATCCTCGCCCTGCCCAAGGGGCAGACGGAGGCGGCCCAGGCGATCGGCCTGCGCAAGGGCCAGACGATGACCAGCGTCCTGCTGCCGCAGGCCGTCACCGCGATGCTGCCGGCCATCGTCAGCCAGCTGGTCGTCATCGTGAAGGACACCGCGCTGGGCGGCGTGATGATCGGCTTCACCGAGCTGCTCAACTCGCGCGGCACACTCGCGGCGTTCTACGCGACCGTCATCCCGAGCTTCATCGTGGTGGCCATTATCTACATCGTCCTGAACTTCATCCTGACGAGCTTCGCGAGCTGGCTGGAGGGCAGGCTGCGGCGCAGCAAGCGGAGCACGGGCGCGGTGCTCGGCGCCGAGGATGTCGAGGACCTCAACGCGGCCGAGGTCGGTGGCTCCTACGGGACGGGCGCATCCGCATGA
- a CDS encoding FAD-dependent monooxygenase — protein MDPVIIVGAGPVGLTLALALARQEVPSVVLDEGPGKDEPRPARTVVLREDTAALVERLTGVPSAEAGCRWAGWRSMRRKQVMRAVTFDETGPDAPLHIAQHVLTASLRAAVTGERLVNIATDSRLDTIEQEPSGITAHTRGPKGTWWRGSYLVGCDGPRSTVRKLQDIRFPGRTAVERHAVAALRAELPWPDEALLHRMPPWRTSGPSAGEVTGRPLPDGVWRLDWLLPPGKDLVTPELLVARVRETLAGWTGGSTPPYELLDTGVHIVHHRLARRWRAGRVFLAGDAAHLLGALGTQGLDEGLRDADNLAWKLALAWHHGPHEALLDSYQAERRGIVATRLRAADQALPLVRGGGGLRSYVPGSARGHDGLLTDGHLGQGALGATGAYDRSPLAPRPLEGETVVDTLPGAQVTDVRVTAEDGSFVRLRDRLGRGALLVVLVAPGTGVWERRHWVTAGIMPRLAAAVTALPHPAELLVTESYPGAAAHTVLLVRPDGHLVTALNGVRPADLYTAAEATLGGPVQARAGAEAEAEATAGSR, from the coding sequence GTGGACCCGGTGATCATCGTCGGGGCGGGGCCCGTCGGGCTCACGCTCGCGCTCGCGCTGGCGCGTCAGGAAGTGCCGTCGGTGGTCCTCGACGAGGGCCCGGGCAAGGACGAGCCGCGTCCCGCACGCACCGTCGTGCTGCGCGAGGACACAGCCGCTCTCGTGGAACGCCTCACCGGCGTCCCGTCGGCCGAGGCCGGCTGCCGCTGGGCCGGATGGCGGTCGATGCGCCGCAAGCAGGTGATGCGGGCGGTCACCTTCGACGAGACCGGGCCGGACGCCCCGCTGCACATCGCACAGCACGTGCTGACGGCCTCCCTGCGCGCGGCCGTCACCGGCGAACGGCTGGTCAACATCGCGACGGACAGCCGCCTCGACACCATCGAGCAGGAACCTTCAGGCATCACCGCCCACACCCGCGGCCCCAAGGGAACGTGGTGGCGCGGCAGTTATCTGGTCGGCTGCGACGGCCCGCGCTCGACCGTGCGCAAGCTCCAGGACATCCGCTTCCCCGGCCGTACGGCGGTGGAGCGACACGCCGTGGCCGCGCTGCGTGCGGAACTTCCGTGGCCCGACGAAGCGTTGCTCCATCGGATGCCGCCGTGGCGGACGTCGGGCCCCTCGGCCGGGGAGGTGACCGGACGCCCGCTGCCGGACGGTGTCTGGCGGCTGGACTGGCTGCTGCCGCCCGGCAAGGACCTGGTCACGCCGGAGCTGCTGGTGGCCCGAGTCCGGGAAACGCTCGCGGGCTGGACGGGCGGTTCCACACCGCCGTACGAGCTGCTGGACACCGGAGTCCACATCGTCCACCACCGCCTGGCCCGGCGGTGGCGAGCGGGCCGGGTCTTCCTCGCGGGGGACGCCGCCCATCTGCTCGGTGCGCTGGGCACGCAGGGGCTGGACGAGGGGCTGAGGGACGCCGACAACCTCGCCTGGAAGCTGGCGCTGGCCTGGCACCACGGGCCGCACGAGGCACTGCTCGACAGCTACCAGGCCGAGCGGCGCGGCATCGTCGCCACCCGGCTGCGCGCCGCTGACCAGGCCCTGCCCCTGGTGCGCGGGGGCGGAGGGCTGCGGTCGTACGTCCCCGGATCGGCCCGGGGCCATGACGGCCTGCTCACCGACGGCCACCTGGGGCAGGGAGCACTGGGTGCGACGGGGGCGTACGACCGTTCACCGCTCGCGCCCCGGCCCCTCGAGGGCGAGACCGTCGTGGACACACTGCCCGGCGCACAGGTCACCGACGTCCGGGTCACCGCGGAGGACGGCTCCTTCGTACGGCTGCGGGACCGGCTCGGCCGTGGCGCGCTGCTCGTCGTGCTGGTCGCGCCGGGCACGGGCGTGTGGGAGCGGCGGCATTGGGTGACCGCCGGGATCATGCCCCGGCTGGCGGCGGCCGTGACCGCACTGCCACACCCGGCCGAGCTGCTGGTCACGGAGAGCTACCCGGGGGCGGCCGCGCACACGGTGCTGCTGGTGCGGCCCGATGGGCACCTGGTCACCGCGCTGAACGGCGTGCGCCCGGCCGACCTGTACACAGCGGCCGAGGCGACATTGGGCGGGCCGGTGCAGGCGAGGGCGGGGGCAGAGGCAGAAGCGGAGGCCACGGCGGGGTCGCGCTGA